A single genomic interval of Lathyrus oleraceus cultivar Zhongwan6 chromosome 7, CAAS_Psat_ZW6_1.0, whole genome shotgun sequence harbors:
- the LOC127105682 gene encoding uncharacterized protein LOC127105682 isoform X1: MMTPYRGRGRGYGRGGRGSNKMLPQPESNIPLIGDWTTVYKGRKMQQLPASSAKKEDIASSSSNKTTSYKEVAVNNPPQEQMDYFENPVTEKIMYIDDEDIKINPNDGWSIKTRYLESRGYPGLHGKSRPNLEILLTVTESVTITHHYQNNNPESFINFSKCHINKILLPREWGLNPNAEKAIRIAEGKYIYFNYWDYVQAFTQAFYYQNPKNKHSWFFSINEEMVNKPIPNWFYEWWAKLGPSLEILPTEILNLYNPWCDNSPLIVNILSDNLITGQCPLLFFIKFQIPWIWRWTITISRNKFNIPILERNFFYKWWNKISSEDVKNKIKLIEEEIAGDQNNKVKEQSSQPMSMGNLKNFFKRKYPNESEDEIMVRILDHMKNQFFSTFPSKASKDEDSSMKTSSSMGSMDSHNFEGLAGEGQADEATAEDFWDAMIQSLKEKRKAKN; this comes from the coding sequence ATGATGACCCCATATAGGGGTAGAGGCCGCGGTTATGGCCGTGGTGGGAGAGGGAGTAACAAAATGTTACCCCAGCCAGAATCAAACATTCCTCTAATAGGGGATTGGACTACCGTCTACAAAGGTAGAAAAATGCAGCAATTACCTGCATCTTCAGCAAAAAAGGAAGATATTGCTTCCTCTTCCTCTAATAAAACTACATCCTACAAGGAAGTTGCGGTTAATAACCCACCTCAAGAACAAATGGATTATTTCGAAAATCCAGTAACTGAGAAAATCAtgtatattgatgatgaagatATAAAGATAAATCCAAATGATGGTTGGTCCATCAAAACTAGATACCTCGAATCAAGAGGATATCCAGGTCTTCATGGAAAATCTAGGCCCAACCTAGAAATTCTCCTGACTGTTACCGAATCGGTAACAATTACTCACCATTACCAAAACAATAATCCTGAAAGTTTTATAAACTTCAGTAAATGTCACATTAACAAAATTTTGTTACCAAGAGAATGGGGTCTCAACCCAAATGCTGAAAAAGCAATAAGAATTGCGGAAGGAAAGTATATTTACTTTAATTATTGGGACTATGTCCAGGCTTTCACTCAAGCCTTTTATTACCAAAATCCCAAGAACAAGCATTCTTGGTTTTTCTCTATTAATGAAGAGATGGTTAATAAACCCATACCAAATTGGTTTTATGAATGGTGGGCTAAACTTGGTCCATCTTTGGAAATTCTTCCTACAGAAATTCTTAACTTATATAATCCATGGTGTGATAATAGTCCCCTTATTGTAAATATTTTATCTGATAATTTAATCACTGGACAATGTCCATTATTGTTCTTTATTAAATTTCAGATTCCATGGATATGGAGATGGACAATCACCATATCAAGAAACAAATTCAACATTCCCATTTTAGAAAGAAATTTCTTTTATAAATGGTGGAACAAGATTAGTTCAGAAGATgtcaaaaataaaattaaattaattgaAGAAGAAATAGCTGGAGACCAGAACAATAAGGTCAAGGAACAAAGCTCCCAACCAATGTCTATGGGAAACTTGAAGAACTTCTTCAAGAGAAAATATCCCAATGAATCAGAAGACGAAATTATGGTCAGAATTTTGGATCATATGAAGAACCAATTCTTCTCTACTTTTCCATCGAAAGCATCAAAAGATGAGGATTCATCTATGAAGACAAGCTCTTCCATGGGATCAATGGATTCCCATAATTTTGAAGGTTTAGCAGGAGAAGGTCAAGCAGATGAGGCTACTGCAGAAGATTTCTGGGATGCCATGATTCAATCTttgaaagaaaaaagaaaagcaaagaaTTAA
- the LOC127105682 gene encoding uncharacterized protein LOC127105682 isoform X2: MMTPYRGRGRGYGRGGRGSNKMLPQPESNIPLIGDWTTVYKGRKMQQLPASSAKKEDIASSSSNKTTSYKEVAVNNPPQEQMDYFENPVTEKIMYIDDEDIKINPNDGWSIKTRYLESRGYPGLHGKSRPNLEILLTVTESVTITHHYQNNNPESFINFSKCHINKILLPREWGLNPNAEKAIRIAEGKYIYFNYWDYVQAFTQAFYYQNPKNKHSWFFSINEEMVNKPIPNWFYEWWAKLGPSLEILPTEILNLYNPWCDNSPLIVNILSDNLITGQCPLLFFIKFQIPWIWRWTITISRNKFNIPILERNFFYKWWNKISSEDVKNKIKLIEEEIAGDQNNKVKEQSSQPMSMGNLKNFFKRKYPNESEDEIMVRILDHMKNQFFSTFPSKASKDEDSSMKTSSSMGSMDSHNFEGLAGEGQADEATAEDFWDAMIQSLKEKRKAKN; the protein is encoded by the coding sequence ATGATGACCCCATATAGGGGTAGAGGCCGCGGTTATGGCCGTGGTGGGAGAGGGAGTAACAAAATGTTACCCCAGCCAGAATCAAACATTCCTCTAATAGGGGATTGGACTACCGTCTACAAAGGTAGAAAAATGCAGCAATTACCTGCATCTTCAGCAAAAAAGGAAGATATTGCTTCCTCTTCCTCTAATAAAACTACATCCTACAAGGAAGTTGCGGTTAATAACCCACCTCAAGAACAAATGGATTATTTCGAAAATCCAGTAACTGAGAAAATCAtgtatattgatgatgaagatATAAAGATAAATCCAAATGATGGTTGGTCCATCAAAACTAGATACCTCGAATCAAGAGGATATCCAGGTCTTCATGGAAAATCTAGGCCCAACCTAGAAATTCTCCTGACTGTTACCGAATCGGTAACAATTACTCACCATTACCAAAACAATAATCCTGAAAGTTTTATAAACTTCAGTAAATGTCACATTAACAAAATTTTGTTACCAAGAGAATGGGGGCTCAACCCAAATGCTGAAAAAGCAATAAGAATTGCGGAAGGAAAGTATATTTACTTTAATTATTGGGACTATGTCCAGGCTTTCACTCAAGCCTTTTATTACCAAAATCCCAAGAACAAGCATTCTTGGTTTTTCTCTATTAATGAAGAGATGGTTAATAAACCCATACCAAATTGGTTTTATGAATGGTGGGCTAAACTTGGTCCATCTTTGGAAATTCTTCCTACAGAAATTCTTAACTTATATAATCCATGGTGTGATAATAGTCCCCTTATTGTAAATATTTTATCTGATAATTTAATCACTGGACAATGTCCATTATTGTTCTTTATTAAATTTCAGATTCCATGGATATGGAGATGGACAATCACCATATCAAGAAACAAATTCAACATTCCCATTTTAGAAAGAAATTTCTTTTATAAATGGTGGAACAAGATTAGTTCAGAAGATgtcaaaaataaaattaaattaattgaAGAAGAAATAGCTGGAGACCAGAACAATAAGGTCAAGGAACAAAGCTCCCAACCAATGTCTATGGGAAACTTGAAGAACTTCTTCAAGAGAAAATATCCCAATGAATCAGAAGACGAAATTATGGTCAGAATTTTGGATCATATGAAGAACCAATTCTTCTCTACTTTTCCATCGAAAGCATCAAAAGATGAGGATTCATCTATGAAGACAAGCTCTTCCATGGGATCAATGGATTCCCATAATTTTGAAGGTTTAGCAGGAGAAGGTCAAGCAGATGAGGCTACTGCAGAAGATTTCTGGGATGCCATGATTCAATCTttgaaagaaaaaagaaaagcaaagaaTTAA